A stretch of Carya illinoinensis cultivar Pawnee chromosome 14, C.illinoinensisPawnee_v1, whole genome shotgun sequence DNA encodes these proteins:
- the LOC122294832 gene encoding uncharacterized protein LOC122294832, producing MVDIQSTVCCMCGDVGFPDKLFRCNKCRNRFQHSYCSNYYSEFAEPIEQCDWCQSEENRSKRQGISSSSSKKPAAVNEARIITSRSEYSGDHKIKQHDHREDSADKGKSPTPSPRTATRRYKLLKDVMC from the exons ATGGTGGATATCCAGAGTACTGTTTGCTGCATGTGCGGCGACGTGGGTTTCCCCGACAAGCTCTTCCGCTGCAACAAATGCCGCAACCGCTTCCAGCACTC GTATTGTAGTAACTACTACAGCGAATTTGCGGAGCCGATTGAACAGTGTGATTGGTGCCAAAGTGAGGAAAATAGGAGCAAAAGACAAGGTATAAGCAGCTCCTCATCAAAGAAACCTGCGGCTGTAAACGAGGCCAGAATTATCACAAGCCGGTCTGAGTATTCTGGAGATCACAAAATAAAGCAGCATGATCATCGTGAAGACAGCGCCGACAAGGGAAAGAGTCCGACACCTTCCCCACGAACCGCTACGCGCAGGTACAAGCTTCTCAAGGATGTAATGTGTTGA